A window of the Pyxidicoccus trucidator genome harbors these coding sequences:
- a CDS encoding ADYC domain-containing protein, whose amino-acid sequence MNALKKSLFASVCVFLTAPASAANPPASSHGSKSTRDRYARRCQGLSAERGLIPQGTLLWGTKRSWDAAQKTDERRSVLVSVDSDHVREADANVKSVRPRGGRLVAWPDASRSLVGTVLQGTSGDGKPVEVAICGAEPAHEDPEVMWYRIEAWNPVAREWENPCLANGAVQDPRAMAVRGVWDSSGAHQDAPGKLTLACETGAISKCIYWGYKPWEQRNGQSLADLHQACTRMVRADYCGNGRSHTPEHTLIDMYDVLGVLSRMTESTAAWNTARASFEAAWAPDGASCLARTRDGQDMESILQECPGRFRTDAAVDFGDGDRCTVRRDGASTAVLRNRSYEHP is encoded by the coding sequence ATGAACGCGCTGAAGAAGTCCCTGTTCGCCTCCGTCTGCGTATTCCTCACCGCCCCCGCATCCGCCGCGAATCCGCCCGCCTCTTCGCATGGCTCGAAGTCGACCCGAGACCGCTACGCGCGCAGGTGTCAGGGCCTGTCCGCCGAGCGCGGCCTCATTCCCCAGGGCACGCTCCTCTGGGGCACGAAACGCTCCTGGGACGCAGCGCAGAAGACGGACGAGCGGCGCAGCGTGCTCGTCTCGGTCGACAGCGACCACGTGCGCGAGGCGGACGCCAACGTGAAGTCCGTACGTCCGCGGGGAGGCAGGCTGGTGGCCTGGCCCGATGCATCCCGGAGCCTCGTGGGCACGGTACTGCAGGGCACGTCCGGTGACGGCAAGCCGGTGGAAGTCGCCATCTGCGGCGCCGAGCCCGCCCATGAGGACCCCGAGGTGATGTGGTACCGCATCGAGGCCTGGAACCCCGTGGCGCGCGAGTGGGAGAACCCGTGCCTGGCCAACGGAGCCGTCCAGGACCCTCGGGCAATGGCCGTTCGCGGAGTCTGGGACTCCAGCGGGGCACACCAGGATGCGCCGGGCAAGCTGACGCTGGCGTGCGAGACGGGCGCCATCAGCAAGTGCATCTACTGGGGCTACAAGCCCTGGGAGCAGCGTAACGGCCAGTCCCTGGCCGACCTGCACCAGGCCTGCACGCGCATGGTGCGCGCCGACTACTGCGGCAACGGCCGCAGCCACACGCCCGAGCACACCCTCATCGACATGTACGACGTGCTCGGCGTGCTCTCGCGGATGACGGAGTCCACGGCGGCCTGGAACACCGCACGGGCCTCGTTCGAAGCGGCGTGGGCGCCGGACGGAGCCTCCTGCCTCGCCCGCACGCGCGACGGGCAGGACATGGAGAGCATCCTCCAGGAGTGCCCCGGCCGCTTCCGCACGGACGCGGCGGTGGATTTCGGCGACGGGGACCGGTGCACCGTGCGGCGCGACGGCGCGAGCACTGCGGTGTTGCGCAACCGCTCGTACGAACATCCCTGA